The Aythya fuligula isolate bAytFul2 chromosome 2, bAytFul2.pri, whole genome shotgun sequence genome contains a region encoding:
- the MSC gene encoding musculin: MSAGSGSEAEELPGMELRGLQLGYPQPPGKRQPRGELYPSGDNSSAAEEEEEEEEEEEEEEDGEGSCAAGSGCKRKRARGGGPGGKKAPSGPRGPPAEGKQSQRNAANARERARMRVLSKAFSRLKTSLPWVPPDTKLSKLDTLRLASSYIAHLRQLLQEDRYENGYVHPVNLTWPFVVSGRPDTDTKEVSTASRLCGTTA, translated from the exons ATGTCCGCGGGCTCCGGGAGCGAGGCGGAGGAGCTGCCCGGGATGGAGCtgcgggggctgcagctgggctacccgcagccccccggcaaGCGGCAGCCCCGCGGCGAGCTGTACCCCTCGGGGGACAACTCGtcggcggcggaggaggaggaggaggaggaggaagaggaggaggaggaagaggacgGCGAGGGCAGCTGCGCGGCGGGCAGCGGCTGCAAGAGGAAGCGGGCGAggggcggcggccccgggggcaaGAAGGCGCCGTCGGGGCCGCGGGGGCCGCCGGCAGAGGGGAAGCAGTCGCAGCGCAACGCGGCCAACGCGAGGGAGCGGGCGAGGATGCGGGTGCTGAGCAAGGCGTTTTCCAGGCTCAAGACCAGTCTGCCCTGGGTGCCGCCCGACACCAAGCTCTCCAAGCTGGACACGCTGCGCCTGGCGTCCAGCTACATCGCCCACCTccggcagctcctgcaggaggacCGCTACGAGAACGGCTACGTCCACCCCGTCAACCTG acGTGGCCATTTGTGGTTTCGGGAAGACCTGACACTGACACCAAAGAAGTTTCTACTGCCAGCAGATTATGTGGAACTACCGCTTAg